In the genome of Cyclopterus lumpus isolate fCycLum1 chromosome 19, fCycLum1.pri, whole genome shotgun sequence, one region contains:
- the pus3 gene encoding tRNA pseudouridine(38/39) synthase, with the protein MSEALIRRIKELEADLEKLKSQLKERSGPGDDVELTSDPSPLENTDCKSNTRTSKKGKKAGKERPFDFHASPRRHAALRLAYLGWSYQGFAVQENTDNTVEARLFEALLKTRLIQDRQSSNYHRCGRTDKGVSAFSQVITIDLRSTQFCGGLGVTVPEHVVVGAKNKATGAELPYVKMLNRVLPQDIRILDWSPVAEGFSARFDCQSRTYRYYFPRGSLDVTLMADAAKRYEGTYDFRNLCKMDVGNGVLQFERTILSASVKPVRPQLVSSADQYDLFIFEIKGLGFLYHQVRCMMALLLLIGQKLEAPEIINQLLDVQSNPRKPQYSMAVDYPLVLYDCHFEGLSWKQETEEVTHVLSALQQHWTQSTVRTHVLHGMIQGLEARGGLSSNHCLLIEGSRQRNYRPLLERPCCESLESRINHFVKRGRLEREEGENGGKTLHRGKRSKHSHNPPSLPVLSEMPSSKQSTDQQAEHVLTGE; encoded by the exons ATGTCAGAGGCTTTAATCAGGCGAATAAAGGAGCTGGAGGCAGACCTGGAGAAGCTCAAGTCCCagctgaaggagaggagtggaCCCGGAGATGACGTGGAGCTGACGTCCGATCCATCCCCTCTTGAAAACACAGACTGTAAATCCAATACTCGCACCAGTAAAAAGGGTAAGAAAGCAGGCAAAGAGCGTCCTTTTGACTTCCATGCCAGCCCTCGGCGCCATGCGGCTCTGCGGCTGGCTTACCTGGGATGGTCCTACCAGGGGTTTGCGGTCCAGGAGAACACCGACAACACTGTGGAGGCCAGGCTCTTTGAAGCTTTGCTAAAGACACGGTTGATTCAGGATCGACAGAGCTCCAACTACCACCGGTGTGGTCGCACCGATAAAGGAGTCAGTGCTTTTTCCCAA GTCATAACCATTGATTTGCGCTCCACACAGTTTTGTGGCGGACTGGGAGTCACGGTCCctgaacatgttgttgttggtgccaaGAATAAAGCTACTGGTGCTGAGCTTCCGTATGTGAAGATGCTGAACAGAGTCCTGCCCCAGGACATTAGGATCTTAGACTGGTCACCAGTAGCAGAGGGCTTCAGTGCACGCTTCGACTGTCAGTCGCGCACGTACCGGTACTACTTCCCCCGTGGATCGTTGGATGTGACGTTGATGGCAGATGCTGCAAAAAG ATACGAGGGCACTTATGACTTTCGCAACCTGTGCAAAATGGATGTGGGCAACGGAGTCCTGCAGTTTGAGAGGACCATCTTGTCAGCATCAGTCAAGCCTGTGCGGCCTCAGCTCGTCTCCAGCGCCGACCAGTATGACCTCTTCATATTTGAGATCAAAGGACTGGGCTTCCTTTACCACCAG GTACGATGCATGATGGCACTGCTTCTCCTGATAGGGCAGAAATTGGAAGCCCCGGAGATAATTAATCAACTCCTGGATGTTCAGAGCAACCCCAGGAAGCCCCAATACAG CATGGCTGTGGACTACCCGCTGGTGCTTTACGACTGCCACTTTGAAGGTTTGAGCTGGAaacaggagactgaagaggtgACCCACGTCCTGTCTGCACTACAGCAACACTGGACCCAGAGTACAGTCAGGACCCACGTCCTCCATGGGATGATCCAGGGGTTGGAGGCCAGAG GTGGACTGTCCTCTAATCATTGCTTGCTAATAGAAGGCAGCAGGCAGAGAAACTACCGGCCGCTGCTGGAGCGTCCGTGCTGCGAGAGCCTGGAGTCCAGAATAAACCATTTTGTCAAAAGAGGAAGGCTGGAACGGGAAGAAGGGGAGAATGGAGGCAAAACGCTCCACAGAGGAAAAAGGTCCAAACATTCCCACAATCCCCCCAGTCTGCCTGTACTGTCAGAGATGCCATCTTCAAAACAAAGTACAGATCAACAAGCTGAACATGTTCTCACAGGAGAATGA
- the dcakd gene encoding dephospho-CoA kinase domain-containing protein, which produces MFLVGLTGGIASGKSAVSSMLRELGCPIIDADVVARRVVEPHTPAYSRIVYHFGPEILLENGEIDRQKLGELIFANEEKRKLLNSITHPEIHKAMLKEILLYFLRGYRYVVLDVPLLFETRRLTQFLNHTVVVYCDPATQLLRLMQRDGLTQEQAEQRVAAQMPLNEKRGMANHVIENSGSREDAHRQVLKLHTKLEDSMDFLLVRVIALAATTGLGGILLYAAKILLS; this is translated from the exons ATGTTCCTGGTGGGGCTGACAGGAGGCATAGCCTCAGGGAAAAGCGCAGTGTCTTCAATGCTGCGGGAGCTTGGGTGCCCCATTATTGATGCAGATGTTGTGGCCAGGAGAG TTGTGGAGCCGCACACTCCTGCCTATTCTCGCATCGTCTACCACTTTGGGCCAGAGATCCTACTCGAGAACGGAGAGATCGACAGGCAGAAGCTGGGTGAACTCATCTTCGCCAACGAGGAAAAGAGGAAGCTGCTGAACTCCATCACCCACCCAGAGATCCATAAAGCAATGCTCAAAGAGATCCTGCTCTACTTTCtcagag GGTACCGCTATGTGGTGCTGGATGTGCCCCTTCTCTTTGAAACCAGACGTCTCACTCAGTTTCTCAACCACACTGTCGTAGTTTACTG TGACCCTGCCACTCAGCTCTTGCGCCTGATGCAGAGGGACGGCCTGACCCAGGAGCAGGCCGAGCAGCGCGTGGCTGCACAGATGCCGCTGAACGAAAAGCGCGGCATGGCCAATCACGTTATCGAGAACTCTGGCAGCCGAGAGGACGCCCACCGGCAGGTCCTGAAATTGCACACAAAGTTGGAGGACTCCATGGACTTCCTCTTAGTGAGGGTCATTGCTCTTGCTGCCACGACTGGTCTGGGTGGGATCCTGCTGTATGCAGCCAAGATACTTTTGTCCTAA